From bacterium, one genomic window encodes:
- a CDS encoding uracil-DNA glycosylase, with translation MTKIKQIEILKAEAVGCKRCNFWQTRNNVVFGAGDVNTRILFVGEAPGFNEDKTGIPFCGKAGNILDTLLESVQLTRNQIYITNIIKCRPPKNRDPQDEEVENCKEFFEKQIQIINPEVICCLGRHAFKNIFNKFDIKVEGTISSLHGQVFEKSEDIFNRIKIVVLYHPAVAVYNPNQLPLLLKDFSILKEI, from the coding sequence ATGACAAAAATAAAACAAATAGAGATACTTAAAGCGGAAGCGGTAGGTTGTAAAAGGTGCAATTTCTGGCAAACAAGAAATAATGTTGTGTTTGGTGCAGGGGATGTAAATACTCGAATACTTTTTGTGGGTGAAGCTCCCGGTTTTAACGAAGATAAAACAGGTATCCCTTTTTGCGGGAAAGCTGGAAATATTTTAGATACTCTTCTTGAATCTGTACAACTTACAAGAAACCAAATCTATATAACAAACATTATAAAATGTAGACCTCCTAAGAATAGGGACCCACAAGATGAAGAGGTTGAAAACTGTAAAGAGTTTTTTGAAAAACAGATACAGATTATAAACCCCGAAGTTATCTGTTGTCTTGGTAGGCACGCTTTTAAGAATATATTTAACAAGTTTGACATAAAAGTTGAAGGTACTATAAGTAGTCTCCACGGGCAAGTTTTTGAAAAATCTGAGGATATTTTTAACAGGATAAAAATCGTTGTGCTGTATCATCCTGCTGTAGCTGTATATAACCCTAACCAATTGCCTCTTCTCTTGAAAGATTTTAGTATCTTGAAGGAGATATAA
- a CDS encoding V-type ATP synthase subunit K, with protein sequence MELGMIYALAGAALAVFLCGTGSSIGIGYAGTAANGVLSEEPDKFGIMLLLVALPGTQGIYGFLTGFLVLIKVGILGGADVAVVDVVKGLQILVACIPIAVSGLFSAIHQGKVCAAGIAVASKQPEASMRALVYGALVETYAILALVVSIFLLFSITL encoded by the coding sequence ATGGAACTGGGTATGATTTATGCGCTTGCGGGTGCTGCTTTGGCAGTATTTTTGTGTGGAACTGGCTCAAGTATAGGTATAGGGTACGCGGGAACCGCGGCTAACGGAGTTTTGTCTGAAGAGCCAGATAAATTTGGGATAATGCTTCTTCTGGTTGCTTTGCCAGGGACTCAAGGTATCTACGGGTTTTTAACAGGTTTCCTTGTACTTATAAAGGTTGGTATCCTTGGGGGCGCTGATGTTGCAGTTGTAGATGTAGTAAAAGGGTTGCAGATACTTGTTGCATGTATACCAATTGCGGTATCAGGTCTTTTTTCAGCAATACACCAAGGTAAGGTTTGTGCGGCGGGTATAGCCGTTGCTTCTAAACAACCAGAGGCAAGTATGAGAGCGTTGGTATATGGAGCTTTGGTTGAAACGTACGCTATTTTGGCTCTTGTTGTTTCAATATTTTTACTCTTTTCAATAACCCTTTAA
- a CDS encoding FAD-binding protein encodes MVKIIYEKCTLCKECINECPFEAIEIKDGRLYINENCTLCGLCVKVCPEDALYKEEKEDFKTNIDHYKGIWFFAESRDGQLSSVALEMLNGALKLKKSLDEEVSGIILGNNVTGLVEELGKRGADKVYVIDDPALDYFQEEPYAFAMAQLIEKYTPNIVIAGATMMGRAFIPMVAAIVKTGLTADCTGIDIDEETKLLLQTRPTFGGNLMAKIICKNHRPQMATIRPKVFDDAPLISGKAEVVVEELDKSKIKNKVTFCGREKIDNIVDLQESEVIVSGGRGLKDPKNFAIIKELADALGGAVGASRAAVDSGWMPYPHQVGQTGKTVKPKIYIACGISGAIQHLAGMQTSDYIIAINKDPDAPIFKVANVGIVGDVFEVVPALLKKIKAKNS; translated from the coding sequence ATGGTAAAAATAATATACGAAAAATGTACTCTCTGTAAGGAATGTATTAACGAATGTCCTTTTGAAGCAATTGAAATAAAAGATGGTAGGCTATATATAAACGAAAACTGTACCTTATGTGGTTTATGTGTTAAGGTTTGCCCTGAAGACGCTCTCTATAAAGAAGAAAAAGAAGACTTTAAAACCAATATTGACCATTATAAAGGTATATGGTTTTTTGCTGAAAGTAGGGACGGGCAACTATCTTCGGTTGCTCTTGAAATGTTAAACGGGGCTCTTAAACTTAAAAAGAGTCTTGATGAAGAGGTGTCTGGTATAATTTTAGGTAACAATGTTACTGGTTTAGTTGAAGAACTTGGTAAAAGAGGTGCTGATAAGGTTTATGTTATTGACGACCCTGCTTTAGATTATTTTCAAGAGGAACCTTATGCTTTTGCTATGGCACAACTTATAGAAAAATATACTCCTAATATTGTTATTGCTGGTGCAACAATGATGGGTAGAGCTTTTATTCCTATGGTTGCGGCCATTGTTAAGACCGGTTTAACAGCCGATTGTACAGGCATAGACATTGATGAAGAGACAAAACTATTGTTGCAGACAAGACCAACTTTTGGGGGTAACCTTATGGCAAAGATAATATGTAAAAACCATAGACCTCAAATGGCAACAATAAGACCTAAAGTTTTTGATGATGCACCATTAATATCAGGAAAAGCAGAAGTTGTTGTTGAAGAACTTGATAAGTCAAAAATAAAAAATAAGGTTACATTTTGTGGTAGAGAAAAAATTGACAATATTGTTGATTTACAAGAGTCTGAGGTTATAGTTTCTGGTGGTAGGGGGCTTAAAGACCCTAAGAACTTTGCTATTATTAAAGAACTGGCAGATGCTCTTGGTGGAGCTGTGGGAGCTTCAAGGGCTGCTGTTGATTCAGGGTGGATGCCATACCCACACCAGGTAGGTCAGACAGGTAAAACTGTTAAACCTAAAATCTATATTGCTTGCGGTATATCAGGTGCAATACAACATCTTGCAGGTATGCAAACCTCAGATTATATTATAGCAATAAACAAAGACCCTGACGCTCCTATATTTAAGGTAGCTAATGTGGGTATAGTAGGAGATGTTTTTGAAGTCGTACCTGCCTTGCTTAAAAAGATTAAGGCTAAAAATTCGTAA
- a CDS encoding electron transfer flavoprotein subunit beta/FixA family protein, whose translation MNIIVCIKQVPDTFEVKIDPETNRIVREGVESVINPYDTYAIEEAVRIKEKFGGKVTAVSMGPPQAEKALREAISMGADEALLLSDREFAGSDTLATSYILSCGIRTLKDFDIILCGRETLDGSTGQVGPETAYHLGIPYITYVSKIIDISSGQIHCVRLMEDHYEELKAELPVLITVIKEINQPRIPSLKGMLKAKKAEVGFCRCCDVEGEKCNFGQEGSPTRVVDVWTEQLQKEGKKVEGEPEELASALYKELEDLGVV comes from the coding sequence ATGAATATAATTGTCTGCATTAAGCAGGTTCCTGATACTTTTGAAGTAAAAATAGATCCTGAAACCAACAGGATTGTAAGAGAAGGCGTTGAAAGTGTTATAAATCCTTATGATACTTACGCAATAGAAGAAGCAGTTAGAATAAAAGAGAAGTTTGGAGGTAAGGTCACGGCTGTATCTATGGGACCGCCTCAGGCAGAAAAAGCTCTTAGGGAGGCTATATCTATGGGGGCTGATGAAGCACTTCTGTTAAGTGATAGGGAATTTGCAGGTAGCGATACTCTCGCAACCTCTTATATATTAAGTTGTGGTATAAGAACATTGAAAGATTTTGATATTATACTGTGTGGTAGAGAGACTCTTGACGGTAGTACAGGGCAGGTTGGACCAGAAACTGCCTATCACCTTGGTATTCCATATATTACTTATGTGAGCAAAATAATAGATATCTCTTCTGGTCAGATACATTGTGTGCGTCTTATGGAAGACCATTATGAAGAGTTAAAAGCAGAACTACCAGTTCTTATAACAGTTATTAAAGAAATCAACCAACCGAGGATACCTTCTCTTAAAGGTATGTTGAAAGCAAAAAAGGCTGAGGTAGGGTTTTGTCGTTGTTGCGATGTAGAAGGAGAAAAATGCAATTTTGGGCAGGAAGGTTCTCCAACAAGAGTTGTTGATGTTTGGACTGAACAGTTGCAGAAAGAAGGAAAAAAAGTTGAAGGAGAGCCAGAAGAACTTGCATCGGCTTTATATAAAGAACTTGAAGATTTGGGGGTAGTGTAA
- a CDS encoding YraN family protein, which yields MDKQKLGAKGEEKGAQFLKRQGYKIICRNFKTRVGEIDIIAEHKKEIVFIEVKTRSSLKFGYPEEAVTNRKKKHLFKASQYYLFKSKTDKPYRYEILAVMASQEEYLFNIVPIE from the coding sequence ATGGATAAACAGAAGTTAGGCGCTAAAGGGGAAGAAAAAGGGGCACAGTTTTTAAAAAGACAAGGTTATAAGATTATCTGTAGGAATTTTAAGACTCGTGTTGGTGAGATAGATATTATTGCTGAACATAAAAAAGAGATTGTTTTTATTGAGGTCAAAACAAGAAGTTCTTTAAAATTTGGATACCCGGAAGAGGCGGTTACTAATAGAAAGAAAAAGCACCTTTTCAAAGCGTCTCAATATTATCTTTTTAAATCAAAAACTGATAAACCGTACAGGTATGAAATTTTGGCTGTAATGGCAAGCCAAGAAGAGTATCTATTTAATATAGTTCCAATTGAATGA
- the rplS gene encoding 50S ribosomal protein L19 produces MKKIEELEKELIPDKEVPMFWPGDDISVHVKIKEGEKERIQVFNGLCIGKKGSGMRQTFTVRKISYGEGVERTFMLYSPNVVKIEITKTRKNNRMAPRAKMYYVRKKAK; encoded by the coding sequence ATTAAAAAAATCGAAGAACTTGAAAAAGAGTTAATCCCTGATAAAGAGGTGCCAATGTTTTGGCCAGGTGACGATATTTCTGTTCACGTAAAAATTAAAGAAGGGGAAAAAGAGAGAATACAGGTCTTTAATGGGTTATGCATTGGTAAAAAAGGTAGCGGGATGAGACAAACTTTTACAGTAAGAAAAATCTCTTATGGTGAAGGTGTTGAAAGAACTTTTATGCTTTATTCTCCGAACGTTGTTAAGATAGAAATTACTAAAACACGTAAAAATAATAGAATGGCTCCAAGAGCAAAGATGTACTACGTTAGAAAAAAAGCTAAATAA
- a CDS encoding Gfo/Idh/MocA family oxidoreductase yields the protein MKLKIGIVGYGAIAEKFHQPGIKASNYAEISGVYDKNKDRCGKLASVEPDVKCYKSYEEMLSDSRIEAVLLATPNNLHCSNVISAAEAGKHILCEKPMALNMVESRLMVDMCDKAGVTFMVAHHLRFKACNIRTAEVISEGKLGRISSARAIWSFNIPGGLLSDGWRENKNMSGGGQIMNVNSHCIDLLVYLFGKPQRVTAFLQTEKGSVVESGSIVMIEFDNGILGIAQGSYREKGSSNNLEILGSESTVIVKGACSAGKDGELKYFPSGVCEKAETDVSPYTKEVDHFVRAIREKFEPISSGRKILDTMMVIDAAYLSAQTGKHISF from the coding sequence ATGAAATTAAAGATTGGCATAGTGGGGTATGGTGCTATTGCAGAGAAGTTTCATCAGCCAGGTATAAAAGCCTCTAACTATGCAGAGATTTCTGGTGTTTATGATAAAAATAAAGATAGATGTGGCAAACTTGCTTCTGTGGAACCAGATGTAAAATGTTACAAAAGTTATGAAGAGATGCTCTCTGATAGTCGGATAGAAGCTGTGTTGTTGGCTACTCCCAACAATTTACATTGTTCTAATGTTATTTCAGCAGCAGAGGCAGGTAAACATATTCTTTGTGAAAAACCTATGGCTCTTAATATGGTCGAATCACGTCTTATGGTGGATATGTGTGATAAGGCAGGGGTTACTTTTATGGTTGCACACCATTTACGTTTTAAGGCGTGCAACATAAGAACTGCTGAGGTAATCTCAGAAGGTAAACTCGGTAGAATATCTTCTGCAAGGGCAATTTGGTCTTTTAATATTCCAGGTGGGCTTCTTTCTGATGGTTGGCGAGAGAACAAGAATATGTCAGGTGGTGGGCAGATTATGAATGTTAATTCTCACTGTATAGACCTTCTTGTATACCTTTTTGGTAAACCACAGAGAGTTACAGCTTTTTTACAGACAGAAAAAGGCTCTGTTGTTGAGAGTGGTTCTATAGTTATGATTGAGTTTGATAACGGTATTTTGGGAATAGCTCAAGGTTCGTATAGAGAAAAGGGTTCTTCTAACAATCTTGAAATTTTAGGGAGTGAATCCACAGTTATAGTTAAAGGGGCTTGTTCTGCTGGTAAAGATGGAGAACTAAAATATTTTCCGTCTGGGGTTTGCGAAAAAGCCGAAACAGATGTAAGTCCGTATACTAAAGAAGTTGACCATTTTGTAAGAGCTATAAGAGAAAAATTTGAACCCATTTCGAGTGGTAGAAAAATTCTTGATACTATGATGGTTATAGATGCAGCGTATCTTTCTGCTCAGACAGGAAAACATATAAGTTTTTGA
- the trmD gene encoding tRNA (guanosine(37)-N1)-methyltransferase TrmD, which yields MRIDILTIFPEMFTPLESSIIGRAREKKLVYIKIWNLRDFADPADRHKKIDDAPYGGGKGMVFKCEPIFKAVEEIKKENNDAKVILTTPQGLLFTQNKAKEFSKEEGIIIICGHYEGIDERVTSICDEEISIGDYILTGGELPAMVVTEGVVRLLQGVLPEESFSYESFFEGLLDWPCYTRPEVFRGMKVPDVLLSGNHKKIEEWRQQQALERTKERKPELYKKYLKRSDKENI from the coding sequence ATGAGAATCGATATATTAACTATTTTTCCAGAGATGTTTACTCCTTTGGAAAGTAGCATAATAGGTAGAGCAAGAGAAAAAAAATTAGTTTATATTAAGATATGGAATTTAAGAGATTTTGCTGACCCTGCAGATAGGCATAAAAAAATTGATGATGCTCCGTATGGTGGTGGGAAAGGTATGGTTTTTAAATGTGAGCCTATCTTTAAAGCTGTAGAAGAAATTAAGAAAGAGAATAATGATGCAAAAGTAATACTGACTACTCCTCAGGGTCTTCTTTTTACTCAGAATAAAGCCAAAGAGTTTAGTAAAGAGGAAGGGATAATTATAATCTGCGGGCATTATGAAGGTATAGATGAAAGGGTAACATCTATCTGTGATGAAGAGATATCTATTGGGGATTACATCTTGACCGGCGGAGAACTGCCTGCAATGGTTGTAACAGAAGGAGTTGTTCGGCTCCTTCAGGGAGTTTTACCTGAAGAGTCTTTTTCTTATGAGAGTTTTTTTGAAGGACTTCTGGACTGGCCTTGCTACACAAGACCAGAAGTATTTAGAGGAATGAAGGTGCCTGATGTTCTTCTGTCTGGCAACCATAAAAAAATAGAAGAATGGCGTCAACAACAAGCCTTAGAAAGAACAAAAGAAAGAAAACCAGAACTTTATAAGAAATATCTAAAAAGGTCAGATAAGGAGAATATTTGA
- the rpsP gene encoding 30S ribosomal protein S16, producing MSATIRLVRKGKKNRPFFRIVAISKKKDGRGDVLEILGHYDPIPKEKVIEIKEDRVQYWFSVGAKPSPTVKSLMKKKGIFIPANVDK from the coding sequence ATGTCCGCAACAATAAGGTTAGTAAGAAAAGGTAAAAAAAATAGGCCATTTTTTAGAATTGTGGCAATAAGTAAAAAGAAAGATGGGAGAGGAGATGTTCTTGAAATATTGGGACATTACGACCCTATACCAAAGGAAAAGGTAATTGAAATTAAAGAAGATAGAGTTCAATACTGGTTTAGTGTTGGAGCGAAACCTTCACCTACGGTTAAAAGTTTGATGAAGAAGAAAGGTATATTTATTCCAGCTAATGTTGATAAATGA
- a CDS encoding Gfo/Idh/MocA family oxidoreductase: MVKLAVIGAGRFGTNILNTFSQMEKQGRCKLVALCDIDPHLLASQSKRYGKKGYLDYKEMLLSEKDVDAVAIATPDPFHREPVLYAANLGKHIFVEKPLDITVEGCQEMIEVCKKNKLLLQVDFHKRFDPFHLAVKKDIEKNKAGTLKYGYAYMEDKIVVPRDWFVSWAAQSSPVWFLGVHFFDLMRWLIGSDGKTVYAKGSKVRLKSLGIDTYDFVSSMIEFKNGVIINFDVSWIFPEKFESIVNQGFKLVGDKGVIECDSQDRGTRVFYEKSGVMTYNPAFIYEESDKSGGIKYLGYGIESIADFVYNLERLRKGGTLNDIKKEITALGEDGLEATKIGVAVHKSLESGKVEEVG, translated from the coding sequence ATGGTTAAACTGGCTGTTATTGGGGCAGGAAGGTTTGGCACCAATATTTTGAACACGTTTTCTCAAATGGAAAAGCAGGGTAGATGTAAACTTGTTGCACTGTGCGACATAGACCCCCATCTACTTGCAAGTCAATCTAAGAGATACGGAAAAAAGGGATATCTGGATTATAAAGAGATGTTGTTGTCTGAAAAAGATGTTGACGCTGTTGCGATTGCTACACCAGACCCTTTCCATAGAGAGCCTGTTTTATATGCAGCCAATTTAGGGAAACATATTTTTGTAGAAAAACCTCTTGATATAACAGTTGAGGGGTGCCAGGAAATGATAGAGGTTTGTAAAAAGAATAAACTTCTGCTACAAGTAGATTTTCATAAAAGGTTTGACCCTTTCCATCTGGCTGTCAAAAAAGATATAGAGAAGAACAAAGCCGGTACCTTGAAATACGGGTACGCTTATATGGAAGATAAGATAGTGGTACCTCGAGATTGGTTTGTTTCTTGGGCTGCTCAAAGTTCTCCAGTATGGTTTCTTGGGGTACATTTTTTTGATCTTATGAGGTGGCTAATAGGTAGTGATGGAAAGACCGTTTATGCTAAAGGTAGTAAGGTTAGGTTAAAAAGTTTGGGAATAGATACCTATGATTTTGTGTCCAGTATGATAGAGTTTAAAAATGGGGTTATAATAAATTTTGATGTATCATGGATTTTTCCTGAAAAATTTGAATCGATTGTTAACCAAGGTTTTAAACTTGTAGGTGATAAAGGTGTTATTGAGTGCGACAGTCAAGACAGAGGAACAAGGGTTTTTTATGAGAAATCTGGTGTTATGACATATAATCCTGCTTTTATATATGAAGAAAGCGATAAATCAGGAGGAATAAAATATTTAGGTTACGGTATTGAAAGTATTGCAGATTTCGTGTATAATCTTGAACGTCTTAGAAAAGGTGGAACTCTTAATGATATAAAAAAGGAGATAACTGCTTTAGGAGAAGACGGGCTTGAAGCAACAAAAATAGGTGTTGCTGTTCATAAGTCTCTTGAAAGTGGAAAGGTAGAGGAGGTAGGTTAG
- a CDS encoding DUF1846 domain-containing protein, which yields MMLKKFTNKREGMITGIGFDNEKYLEEQSKEILKRIDMFEGKLYLEFGGKLLYDYHAARVLPGYDPNVKIKLLKQLEDKIDILLCIYAEDIEKGHIRGDFGITYDVDTLKLIDGLRDYGLDILGVVITRFDNQPQAINFQKRLENHNITVYLHSATKGYPTDIETIVSEEGYGKNSYIKTNNPVVVVTGPGPGSGKLATCLSQLYHDHKRGIRSGYAKFETFPVWDIPLKHPVNLAYEAATVDVNDANVIDPFHLNTYGKSTVNYNRDVEIFPVLKRILEKITNGQIPYSSPTDMGVNRVGAAIIDDSLVRQAAQQELIRRYFRHRYESILGVGGKEIVDKTILLMEECGTKIEDRLVVKPARKAASEERKNRINLPKISWGAALQLKDDTIITGKNSCLMSAASSLVLNAIKYLAGIPDQIHLLSPHVIENIATMKRDILNLKSEILDLAETLIVLSFSAATNPSAEVAMAKLNELSGCDAHFTHIPIPGDEIGLRNLRIYITTDGAFPSSNLVF from the coding sequence ATGATGTTGAAAAAATTTACAAATAAGAGAGAAGGTATGATTACTGGTATAGGTTTTGATAATGAAAAGTATCTTGAAGAGCAGAGCAAAGAAATCCTTAAACGTATAGATATGTTTGAAGGGAAACTCTATTTAGAGTTTGGCGGGAAACTTCTTTATGATTACCACGCTGCCAGAGTTTTGCCCGGGTACGACCCTAACGTCAAGATTAAACTTTTGAAACAACTTGAAGATAAGATAGATATTCTACTTTGTATCTATGCTGAAGATATAGAAAAAGGGCATATTAGGGGAGACTTTGGGATTACTTATGATGTAGATACTCTAAAACTTATTGACGGGCTTAGAGATTATGGGTTAGATATTCTTGGGGTGGTTATAACACGTTTTGATAACCAACCACAAGCTATAAATTTTCAAAAACGACTTGAGAACCATAATATTACTGTATATCTTCATTCTGCTACAAAAGGGTATCCCACAGATATAGAAACTATTGTGAGTGAGGAAGGTTACGGTAAAAACAGTTATATAAAGACGAACAACCCTGTTGTTGTGGTGACAGGTCCTGGTCCTGGAAGCGGAAAACTGGCAACCTGTTTGTCTCAACTTTACCACGACCATAAGAGAGGAATACGTTCGGGATATGCTAAATTTGAAACTTTTCCTGTATGGGATATTCCTTTAAAACACCCAGTAAACCTTGCTTACGAAGCAGCAACAGTAGATGTGAACGATGCCAATGTTATAGACCCGTTTCATCTTAATACTTACGGAAAAAGTACTGTTAATTATAATAGAGATGTTGAAATTTTTCCTGTACTAAAAAGGATTCTTGAAAAGATAACAAACGGGCAGATACCTTACTCTTCTCCTACTGATATGGGGGTTAACCGTGTTGGAGCAGCAATTATAGATGATAGTCTTGTTAGGCAGGCGGCTCAACAGGAACTTATAAGAAGATATTTTAGGCATAGGTATGAATCTATACTTGGCGTTGGAGGTAAAGAGATTGTTGATAAGACGATTCTTCTAATGGAAGAATGTGGAACTAAAATAGAGGATAGGTTGGTTGTAAAACCAGCAAGAAAAGCTGCTTCTGAGGAAAGGAAAAACAGAATAAATCTTCCGAAAATAAGTTGGGGGGCTGCTTTACAATTAAAAGATGATACTATCATAACAGGAAAAAATTCTTGTTTGATGAGTGCTGCTTCCTCCCTTGTACTTAACGCTATAAAATATTTGGCAGGTATACCTGACCAGATACATCTTCTTTCACCACACGTAATAGAGAATATTGCCACTATGAAAAGGGATATTCTGAACCTTAAAAGCGAAATTCTTGATCTTGCGGAAACTTTGATAGTATTAAGTTTTTCTGCGGCAACAAATCCTTCAGCTGAGGTTGCTATGGCAAAACTTAACGAACTTTCAGGTTGCGATGCTCATTTTACTCATATTCCTATCCCTGGGGATGAGATAGGGTTAAGGAATCTTCGAATATATATTACAACGGATGGAGCTTTCCCTTCTAGTAATCTTGTCTTTTAA